The window CTCGTGGCTTTCCTTGATCTTGATGCTGGTGGAGATGTACTGCGGCAGCACCGGCAGCTTCTCGGCAATCAGTTCCTCGACCACCCTCTGCGGCAAGTTGGAGCGCGCGTTGAACTGGTTGACCACGATGCCCTCCACCTTGAGCTTCTTGTTGTGGTCGGCGCGGATCTCGTCGACGTTCTCCAGCAGGCGGTACAGCGCCTGGCGCGAGAAGTCGTCGCAGTCGAAGGGGATCAGGCAGCGGTCCGCGCCGATCAGCGCCGACAGCGTGTAGAAGTTCAGCGCCGGCGGGGTGTCGATCCAGATCTGGCTGAATTCCTTCTTCAGCGAGGCCAGCATCTCGCCCAGCTTGTAGATCTTGAGCTTGGTCTCGAGCTTGGTCTGCAGATCCGACAGGCGCGCGTCGGCGGTCATCACCGCGAGGTTCTCGTAGGGCGTGGGCGTCAGGTACTCGGCCGGATCGCGCGTGCGCAGCCGGTAGGACAGGGTTTCCTCGAAGAAATCGGCGATGCCGAGTTCCACGCTGCCTGCGGCCTCGCCGAGCAGATAGCGCGAGGAATTGCCCTGGGCGTCCAGATCCACCACCAGCGTGCGCTGGCCGCGGCTGGCGGCGATCGCCGCGAGGTTGCAGACGATGGTGGACTTGCCCACCCCACCCTTCTGGTTGAAGACGACGCGGATCATCGGCGCACCCGTTACAGAGCGGAACGCCGGAGTATAAGTCGGTAACCGGGACTGGCTGTGTCCATCCAGGCGCAACGGCACCGGTCCGCGGTTCATCGGGCTTTTACCGCGGCGGCGATACGCTCGGACACGTTCGGAAGGAGGAAGGACCGATGCGGATTCTGCTCGCGCTGGCAGCGCTGATGACCTTGGGCGGCTGCGCCAGCGATGGTTATCGCTATCACGACGACGGCTACTACACCGCCGGCGATGCGCGCCGCTCCCAGGTGATGATCAGCGTTGGGTACGGCGCG is drawn from Rhodanobacteraceae bacterium and contains these coding sequences:
- a CDS encoding ParA family protein, with the translated sequence MIRVVFNQKGGVGKSTIVCNLAAIAASRGQRTLVVDLDAQGNSSRYLLGEAAGSVELGIADFFEETLSYRLRTRDPAEYLTPTPYENLAVMTADARLSDLQTKLETKLKIYKLGEMLASLKKEFSQIWIDTPPALNFYTLSALIGADRCLIPFDCDDFSRQALYRLLENVDEIRADHNKKLKVEGIVVNQFNARSNLPQRVVEELIAEKLPVLPQYISTSIKIKESHEAARPLVYLEPGHKVAREYQALYDLLSKQKR